A region from the Neurospora crassa OR74A linkage group V, whole genome shotgun sequence genome encodes:
- a CDS encoding vacuolar protein 8 has protein sequence MGASCSSCCGGKSRDGLYDNVLADSEREAVADLLQYLENRGETDFFSGEPLRALSTLVYSENIDLQRSASLTFAEITERDVRAVDRDTLEPILFLLQNSDIEVQRAASAALGNLAVNTDNKVLIVQLGGLAPLIRQMMSPNVEVQCNAVGCITNLATHEDNKAKIARSGALGPLTRLAKSRDMRVQRNATGALLNMTHSDENRQQLVNAGAIPVLVQLLSSTDVDVQYYCTTALSNIAVDANNRRKLAQTEPRLVQSLVNLMDSSSPKVQCQAALALRNLASDEKYQLEIVRASGLGPLLRLLQSSYLPLILSAVACIRNISIHPMNESPIIEAGFLKPLVDLLGSTDNEEIQCHAISTLRNLAASSDRNKALVLEAGAVQKCKQLVLEVPVTVQSEMTAAIAVLALSDELKTNLLELGVFEVLIPLTKSPSIEVQGNSAAALGNLSSKVGDYSVFIHNWNEPSDGIHGYLSRFLASGDATFQHIAIWTLLQLLESEDKKLIGLIGKSNDIVDMIRQIANRQIESDNELEDDDEGEVVSLAQRCLELLGQGNAKAHIEG, from the exons ATGGGCGCTTCCTGTTCCTCGTGCTGCGGAG GCAAATCCCGCGACGGTTTGTATGATAACGTCCTCGCCGACAGCGAGCGGGAGGCTGTTGCCGACCTCCTCCAATATCTCGAAAAT CGCGGAGAGACCGACTTCTTCTCCGGAGAGCCCCTACGCGCCCTGAGCACTCTCGTCTACTCGGAGAACATTGATCTTCAACGGAGTGCAAGTCTGACGTTTGCTGAAATCACCGAGCGAG ATGTGCGGGCAGTTGACCGGGATACTCTTGAacccatcctcttccttctccaaaaCTCCGATATCGAGGTACAAAGGGCAGCCAGCGCGGCGCTGGGGAACCTTGCTGTAAACA CCGACAACAAGGTCCTGATAGTCCAGCTCGGTGGTCTGGCCCCCCTTATCCGTCAAATGATGTCGCCCAACGTCGAAGTTCAGTGTAACGCTGTTGGGTGTATCACTAACTTGGCCACGCACGAGGACAACAAGGCCAAGATTGCACGTTCCGGGGCTCTAGGACCATTGACACGACTCGCCAAATCTAGGGACATGAGAGTTCAACGCAATGCTACTGGCGCTCTCCTAAACATGACACACTCTG ATGAAAATCGCCAACAACTGGTCAATGCAGGCGCGATCCCTGTGTTGGTTCAGTTACTGTCTTCCACCGATGTCGACGTCCAGTATTATTGCACTACTGCCCTCAGCAACATTGCCGTCGACGCCAATAACAGGCGGAAGCTTGCGCAGACCGAGCCTCGGCTTGTTCAGTCTCTTGTCAACTTGATGGACTCCTCTTCACCCAAGGTTCAATGCCAGGCCGCCTTGGCACTCCGGAATCTCGCCTCGGACGAAAAGTACCAGTTGGAAATCGTTCGCGCCAGCGGTCTCGGTCCtcttctccgtcttcttcagtCGTCTTATCTACCGCTCATTTTGTCGGCTGTTGCCTGCATTCGAAACATCTCAATCCACCCAATGAACGAGTCTCCCATCATCGAGGCAGGATTTTTGAAACCATTGGTTGACCTCTTAGGGTCGACCGATAACGAGGAGATCCAGTGTCATGCTATCTCAACCCTCAGAAACTTGGCAGCGAGCTCGGACAGGAACAAGGCGTTGGTGCTTGAGGCTGGCGCTGTACAGAAGTGCAAGCAGTTGGTGCTTGAGGTTCCAGTGACGGTACAGTCGGAGATGACGGCAGCCATTGCCGTTCTGGCGCTGAGTGATGAACTGAAGACAAATCTTTTGGAGCTCGGTGTGTTTGAGGTTTTGATTCCTCTTACCAAGTCACCTAGCATCGAGGTTCAAGGAAACAGTGCTGCGGCTCTGGGTAACCTGTCATCTAAAG TGGGCGACTACAGTGTTTTCATTCACAACTGGAACGAGCCAAGCGATGGCATCCACGGCTACTTGAGCAGATTCCTCGCTAGCGGCGACGCCACTTTTCAACATATTGCGATCTGGACACTGCTGCAGCTCCTCGAATCTGAAGACAAGAAGCTTATTGGGCTGATTGGAAAATCGAACGACATTGTGGATATGATTAGACAGATTGCGAACCGCCAGATTGAGTCGGATAACGAACtggaggacgatgacgagggtGAAGTGGTCAGCCTTGCACAGCGGTGCTTGGAGCTCCTCGGCCAGGGAAATGCCAAAGCCCACATCGAGGGTTAA
- a CDS encoding mitochondrial inner membrane protease subunit 1 has protein sequence MLPSIRPPIRASSSVLSLFTDSAIHTTTSSQATCRLTFQQRTLSQWHNVVDQTRPPSPGSTSAGSGIDYNSPPLSFPSHDQYQHSQEDHQQHHHHLPPPPQGFFSRLLHALRTHPVTLLLSSQLQHFDQVLGSPYHRLLSHPFRMLFSTFKLLAFTHLFLEHVLSMAPASGPSMLPTFEVVGEWLVVSRFHKYGNGVKVGDLVVYQIPVSTSGELGVKRIMGMPGDYVLVDTPMAGGGTVEGEVLGDRGGLGEGDEVMIQVPEGHCWVVGDNLTASRDSRTFGPVPLALIRGKVFAKVQSNWLPKLIRNPLERVELEEAMA, from the exons ATGCTGCCGTCAATACGACCGCCCATCCGGGCTTCTTCCTCAGtactctctctcttcaccgATTCAGCAATACACACCACCACGTCCTCACAGGCCACATGTCGACTCACCTTCCAACAACGGACACTTTCCCAGTGGCACAATGTCGTCGACCAAACGCGACCTCCCAGCCCTGGTTCAACATCGGCCGGCTCCGGGATAGATTATAATTCACCTCCATTATCATTCCCTTCGCATGATCAATATCAGCACTCCCAAGaagaccaccaacaacatcaccaccacctaccaccaccccctcaaGGCTTCTTttcccgcctcctccacgcACTCCGCACCCACCccgtcaccctcctcctttcctcccAGCTCCAGCACTTTGACCAAGTTCTCGGCTCCCCCtaccaccgcctcctctcTCACCCCTTTCGGATGCTCTTCTCTACCTTCAAGCTGCTCGCCTTCACCCACCTCTTCCTCGAACACGTCCTCTCCATGGCGCCGGCCTCCGGCCCCTCTATGCTCCCCACCTTTGAAGTGGTGGGCGAGTGGCTCGTTGTCTCGCGGTTCCACAAATATGGGAATGGAGTGAAGGTGGGCGATCTGGTGGTTTATCAGATTCCTGTTAGTACGAGTGGGGAGCTGGGGGTGAAGAGGATCATGGGGATGCCAGGGGATTATGTGTTGGTTGATACGCCGATGGCGGGTGGAGGGActgtggagggggaggtgttGGGGGACAGGGGCGGGCTCGGGGAGGGGGATGAGGTTATGATTCAG GTGCCGGAAGGTCATTGTTGGGTGGTAGGCGACAACTTGACGGCCTCGCGCGATTCGAGGACGTTTGGCCCTGTGCCACTAGCACTGATCAGGGGCAAGGTGTTTGCCAAAGTTCAATCGAACTGGCTCCCTAAGTTGATAAGAAATCCTTTGGAGAGGGTAGAGCTTGAGGAGGCAATGGCTTGA
- a CDS encoding translation initiation factor eIF-2B subunit delta — protein MAVENTGAPAGAPAPQEKGKQQAKSTVANTPATTGGDAAGEQKLTPAQLKAKAKAEKAARRAKAKEVKEVPPAAAVADAKGGKSGKGGKQEGSQSAGSQQQGKSVPGRRPSVNGRRPSVAIIKEDPRSSIPECFSHVAMAKRIQTSQAHKDVHPAVLAVGQQMATFALKDSIARLEATLLAFKKVIESYETPKGNSLSRHFVPHVLNPQIEYLTECRPMSFSMGNAIRFLKSQVNKFDIDTPEDEAKESLLEFIDIFINERITLAEVVISKNAAELIDEDGVVLTYGRHRLVEKTILRAKANGKSFAVSVIDDPYDQGGKELAKTLQQAGIRVFYSPNLGGVRAHLERASNVLLGTEAIFANGSLHAPAGTADVAMAASAANVKVVALCETINFDRERVSVDSLTYNEIDPERCSAESFRLMFDNTHSKYIAGVITEFESGTDFAPAQAILTLLRKREDPTIA, from the exons ATGGCTGTCGAAAACACCGGGGCTCCCGCTGGGGCTCCCGCACCacaggagaaggggaagcaACAAGCTAAGTCCACTGTTGCCAACACACCAGCTACTACCGGAGGAGACGCCGCCGGCGAACAGAAGCTCACTCCCGCCCAGCTAAAAGCCAAGGCTAAGGCCGAGAAGGCAGCACGACGGGCAAAGGCAAAGGAAGTGAAGGAAGTCCCACCAGCGGCCGCAGTAGCAGATGCAAAGGGGGGCAAGAGCGGCAAGGGCGGCAAGCAGGAGGGTAGTCAGTCCGCGGGGTCTCAGCAACAGGGCAAATCTGTGCCCGGTCGCAGGCCGTCCGTGAACGGAAGGCGGCCTTCGGTTgccatcatcaaggaggaTCCGAGGAGTAGCATTCCCGAGTGCTTTAGCCATGTGGCCATGGCCAAGCGGATACAGACGTCGCAGGCGCACAAGGACGTGCACCCTGCCGTGCTGGCGGTCGGCCAGCAGATGGCTACTTTTGCGCTGAAGGATAGCATTGCCAGGCTGGAGGCGACCCTTTTGGCGTTCAAGAAG GTGATTGAGTCCTACGAAACACCAAAGGGAAACTCACTGTCACGCCACTTTGTCCCGCATGTCCTGAACCCCCAGATCGAGTATCTGACCGAATGCCGTCCCATGTCCTTCTCCATGGGTAACGCCATCCGCTTCCTCAAGTCCCAAGTCAACAAGTTCGACATCGACACGCCCGAGGACGAAGCAAAGGAGTCCCTCCTCGAGTTTATCGACATCTTTATCAACGAGCGCATCACCCTGGCCGAGGTGGTCATCTCCAAAAACGCTGCCGAGCTCATCGACGAGGACGGCGTCGTCCTCACGTACGGCCGCCACCGGCTGGTAGAGAAGACCATTCTGCGGGCCAAGGCCAACGGGAAAAGCTTTGCCGTGTCCGTCATTGATGACCCGTACGACCAGGGCGGCAAGGAGCTCGCCAAGACGCTACAGCAGGCCGGCATCCGCGTCTTCTACTCGCCCAACCTCGGCGGCGTGCGGGCGCACCTTGAGCGGGCGAGCAACGTGCTGCTCGGCACCGAGGCCATCTTCGCTAACGGATCTCTGCATGCCCCCGCGGGAACGGCGGACGTCGCCATGGCCGCTTCTGCCGCCAACGTCAAGGTGGTGGCCCTCTGCGAGACTATCAACTTTGACCGCGAGCGTGTGTCGGTGGACTCGCTCACCTACAACGAGATTGACCCCGAGCGATGCTCGGCTGAGTCGTTCCGGCTGATGTTTGATAACACACACAGCAAGTACATTGCGGGTGTGATTACCGAGTTTGAGAGCGGTACAGATTTCGCTCCGGCGCAGGCTATCTTGACGCTGTTAAGGAAGCGGGAGGATCCTACCATTGCTTAA
- the nuo10.4 gene encoding NADH:ubiquinone oxidoreductase 10.4kD subunit, which translates to MVHRMIFWAGFGLATRAWSLGIERRPILGRNTLWGYPVFAAIGASFGYWVQGVDERQQAILQERKQAILDKRARRAARQQEQAHGEPEAAAH; encoded by the exons ATGGTTCACAGAATGATCTTCTGGGCCGGCTTCG GCTTGGCTACCCGCGCCTGGTCATTGGGCATCGAGCGACGACCCATCCTCGGCAGGAACACCCTCTGGGGCTACCCCGTCTTCGCGGCCATTGGCGCCAGCTTCGGCTATTGGGTTCAGGGAGTGGACGAGCGACAGCAAGCTATACTTCAGGAGCGCAAGCAGGCCATTCTCGACAAGAGGGCGCGGAGGGCGGCgcggcagcaggagcaggccCACGGTGAACccgaggcggcggcgcatTAA
- a CDS encoding zinc carboxypeptidase, with amino-acid sequence MRPSPESLSVLPLVIGVVLSPSTVDAAAFRHAGQPAGLIDTANSDDLYRGARGSALPGLTWLRDSISEIIFGRPSTKHSDSISPSVSLSQYRDDVVVRFNVIKPADQVVLAQAIKAKRLDVWASTPQFVDIRLEESQLRPLLRLIPSSMQKQWSVLIPDLEEAVRATFPTKGETTEYGDAAESLDAVYTKGNIFFHDYQPLSVITSWMALMETMFPSIAKMESIGDSYEGRPIHSFRIGDHSGDNANNGTRKTILVTGGLHGREWISTSTVTYLLWSIITAYGKESMVTKLLKHFDIIFIPVVNPDGYDYTWKTDRLWRKTRQQTKVSWCHGFDLDQAFGSVSGQTNFQVDPCSESYGGDKPFQAVEATRLADWGRNQTENGVKFVGFLDLHSYSQQILFPYTSTCDEDPPNRENLEELGVGLAKAIRLSSGNFYTVSSACEGTTTRQDAANEATGGSAIDWVYHELYSRYSYQVKLRDTGIYGFLLPRSQIIPTGEEMLNALKYFGDFLLGNNGIESISKAKERTSHDKDRVDLK; translated from the exons ATGCGACCATCTCCGGAGAGTCTATCCGTTCTACCTTTGGTGATCGGTGTTGTGCTTTCTCCATCAACCGTTGATGCCGCCGCTTTTCGGCACGCTGGACAACCCGCTGGACTCATCGACACTGCGAACAGCGACGACCTTTATCGAGGCGCGCGCGGGAGTGCTTTGCCAGGGCTGACATGGCTACGCGATAGCATTTCTGAGATCATATTCGGGCGTCCATCAACTAAACACAGCGACTCTATCTCACCCAGCGTATCGCTGTCCCAATATCGAGATGATGTTGTGGTACGCTTCAATGTTATAAAGCCAGCAGATCAGGTGGTTCTGGCCCAGGCCATCAAAGCAAAGCGTCTGGACGTCTGGGCCTCCACACCACAGTTTGTGGATATCCGACTAGAGGAGAGTCAGCTACGCCCATTGCTCAGACTTATTCCGTCTTCAATGCAAAAACAATGGAGCGTTCTGATTCCTGACCTCGAGGAAGCCGTTCGGGCGACATTTCCCACCAAAGGCGAGACAACAGAATACGGAGATGCAGCTGAAAGCCTGGATGCTGTATACACGAAAGGAAACATCTTCTTTCACGACTACCAGCCCTTATCG GTCATCACAAGCTGGATGGCTCTCATGGAGACCATGTTTCCATCTATTGCCAAGATGGAGAGCATTGGAGACTCGTACGAGGGAAGACCCATTCACTCTTTCCGCATTGGAGATCACAGCGGCGACAACGCAAACAATGGCACCAGGAAAACGATCCTCGTCACCGGCGGGCTCCACGGCCGTGAATGGATATCGACAAGCACGGTGACGTACCTGTTGTGGTCAATAATCACGGCCTATGGAAAGGAGTCGATGGTCACGAAGCTTCTCAAGCACTTCGATATCATCTTCATTCCCGTGGTCAATCCAGATGGTTACGATTACACGTGGAAGACTGATCGGCTGTGGCGCAAAACAAGACAGCAAACCAAGGTGTCTTGGTGCCACGGCTTCGATCTCGACCAGGCTTTTGGCTCTGTATCGGGCCAAACCAACTTTCAAGTCGACCCGTGTTCAGAAAGTTATGGCGGTGACAAACCGTTCCAGGCAGTCGAGGCTACCCGCCTGGCTGACTGGGGAAGAAACCAGACTGAGAACGGTGTCAAGTTTGTCGGGTTCTTGGACTTGCACTCGTACTCGCAGCAGATCCTTTTCCCTTACACCTCCACATGCGATGAGGACCCACCGAACCGCGAAAATCTCGAGGAACTTGGCGTTGGTTTGGCCAAGGCCATCCGGCTCTCCAGCGGGAACTTCTATACGGTGAGCTCAGCATGTGAGGGTACTACTACCCGTCAAGATGCCGCGAATGAGGCCACTGGTGGCTCAGCCATTGATTGGGTCTATC ATGAACTGTACTCCCGGTATAGCTACCAGGTCAAACTCCGTGATACCGGCATCTATGGGTTTTTGCTTCCTAGATCGCAGATCATACCCACTGGAGAGGAGATGTTGAATGCTCTGAAATACTTTGGTGACTTTTTGCTGGGAAACAATGGAATTGAGAGTATCTCGAAGGCGAAGGAGCGCACCTCGCATGATAAGGACAGGGTAGACCTTAAGTGA